A single Natrinema pellirubrum DSM 15624 DNA region contains:
- a CDS encoding TOBE domain-containing protein produces the protein MEKEFDPYLRIDDVTVDRSDVAMLRAIDDRGSLSGAAEALERSYPRLQQRVVELEDAIGPLVERTRGGAGGGGSSLTERARDLLARFDRLVAAYEGVARVDETVLSGPVVDRDGELATVATAAGEVLAVVPGEAATVSVTIRSDAVSLHAPEDVPRAEGTSVRNRFPGTVSWLEAGDAVARVGIALEAAEDGDDADDAELVALVTRRSVDALGLEPGRSIVASVKATAVRGVARDT, from the coding sequence ATGGAGAAGGAGTTCGACCCCTACCTGCGGATCGACGACGTGACCGTCGATCGGAGCGACGTCGCAATGTTGCGCGCGATCGACGATCGGGGCTCGCTGTCCGGGGCCGCCGAGGCCCTCGAGCGGTCCTATCCCCGCCTCCAGCAGCGCGTGGTCGAACTCGAGGACGCGATCGGCCCGCTGGTCGAGCGCACCCGCGGTGGTGCCGGCGGTGGCGGGAGTTCCTTGACCGAGCGGGCCCGGGACCTGCTGGCGCGGTTCGACCGGCTGGTCGCAGCCTACGAGGGGGTCGCCCGCGTCGACGAGACGGTGTTGTCCGGACCGGTCGTCGACCGGGACGGGGAACTCGCGACGGTCGCGACCGCCGCCGGCGAGGTGCTGGCGGTCGTTCCGGGCGAGGCCGCGACCGTGTCGGTGACGATCCGCTCCGACGCCGTGAGTCTGCACGCTCCCGAAGACGTGCCACGGGCCGAGGGCACCAGCGTCCGTAACCGATTCCCCGGGACCGTCTCGTGGCTTGAGGCCGGCGACGCGGTCGCTCGGGTCGGGATCGCCCTCGAGGCCGCCGAGGACGGCGACGACGCGGACGACGCCGAACTCGTGGCGCTGGTTACGCGCCGCAGCGTCGATGCGCTGGGGCTCGAGCCCGGCCGGTCGATCGTCGCCTCGGTGAAGGCGACGGCGGTCCGCGGCGTCGCGAGGGATACATAA
- a CDS encoding ATP-binding cassette domain-containing protein: protein MNLEFANAAYGVDETAILTDVSLSVGAGEVVSVIGPSGAGKTTLLRLAALFERPTAGTVRCDGTDPWSLSRDERLTLRRRIGIVFQRASLFETSVARNVDVGQRIRRPWSRRLRAFGRRLVDRWLRDGPTVDDRALEALELVGLGNAWDRDAGSLSGGEAQRVSFARALATEPDLLVLDEPTSDLDPRNTAILERAIDRARERGHGVLLATHDMHQAERISDRVAFLLEGELVETGPAARVFENPRDERTARFVRGDLLYDENELLA, encoded by the coding sequence ATGAACCTCGAGTTCGCGAACGCCGCCTACGGGGTCGACGAGACGGCGATCCTGACGGACGTCTCGCTGTCGGTCGGTGCGGGCGAAGTCGTGTCGGTCATCGGCCCCTCGGGAGCCGGCAAGACGACGCTGTTGCGGCTGGCTGCCCTGTTCGAGCGGCCCACGGCCGGGACCGTTCGCTGTGACGGAACCGATCCGTGGTCGCTGTCCCGAGACGAGCGGCTCACGCTCCGCCGGCGGATCGGGATAGTGTTCCAGCGGGCGAGCCTCTTCGAGACCTCGGTGGCCCGCAACGTCGACGTCGGCCAGCGGATCCGCCGGCCCTGGTCCCGGCGGCTGCGCGCGTTCGGACGGCGGCTCGTGGATCGGTGGCTTCGCGACGGGCCGACCGTCGACGACCGCGCCCTCGAGGCCCTCGAACTCGTCGGGCTCGGGAACGCGTGGGACCGCGACGCGGGGTCGCTGTCCGGCGGCGAGGCCCAGCGGGTGTCGTTCGCCCGCGCGCTCGCGACCGAGCCGGACCTGCTCGTCCTCGACGAGCCGACCTCCGATCTCGACCCGCGGAACACGGCCATCCTCGAGCGAGCGATCGACCGCGCGCGCGAACGCGGTCACGGCGTCCTGCTCGCGACCCACGACATGCACCAGGCCGAGCGGATCTCCGATCGGGTCGCGTTCCTGCTCGAGGGCGAACTGGTCGAGACCGGGCCGGCCGCGCGGGTCTTCGAGAACCCACGCGACGAGCGGACCGCGCGGTTCGTCCGCGGCGATCTGCTGTACGATGAAAACGAACTTCTCGCGTGA
- a CDS encoding ABC transporter permease, whose translation MPLDALSDPTYLRSIIRLSLTVSLVAVLVSTVLSLPIAFAVGFADFRGKRFVTAVINTGMGFPSVVVGLLVWYVLSNQGPLGTLNLIYTPEAMIISQCVLAAPVITGVALSAVESVDDAVRDAAYGVGGTRADVALITLKEARYGVITGILAGFGRAISEVGSVLIVGGNIAYADGTSKTRTLTTAIQFEVRKGEFEVALILGAVLLVLVLLVNGLVLRLGGR comes from the coding sequence ATGCCACTCGACGCGCTCTCGGATCCGACGTATCTCCGGAGTATCATCCGGCTCTCGTTGACGGTCAGTCTCGTCGCCGTTCTGGTCAGTACCGTCCTGAGCCTCCCGATCGCCTTTGCCGTCGGGTTCGCGGACTTCCGGGGCAAGCGGTTCGTCACCGCCGTCATCAACACCGGTATGGGGTTCCCGAGCGTCGTCGTCGGCTTGCTCGTCTGGTACGTCCTCTCGAATCAGGGGCCGCTGGGGACGCTGAACCTCATTTACACGCCCGAAGCGATGATCATCTCCCAGTGCGTGCTGGCCGCGCCGGTGATCACCGGCGTCGCGCTGTCGGCGGTCGAGAGCGTCGACGACGCCGTTCGGGACGCCGCCTACGGCGTCGGCGGGACGCGGGCCGACGTCGCCCTGATCACGCTCAAGGAGGCCCGCTACGGCGTCATCACCGGCATCCTCGCCGGCTTCGGCCGGGCGATCAGCGAGGTCGGCTCCGTCCTGATCGTCGGCGGCAACATCGCCTACGCCGACGGCACCTCGAAGACACGTACCCTGACGACCGCGATCCAGTTCGAAGTGCGAAAGGGCGAGTTCGAGGTGGCCCTGATACTCGGTGCGGTGTTGCTCGTCCTCGTCTTGCTCGTCAACGGACTCGTCCTGCGGCTCGGGGGGCGATGA
- a CDS encoding substrate-binding domain-containing protein, translated as MEYRRREVLGASAAGIAAAVGGCLGDSGDDGEGSIAGEELAMATTTSTEATGLLDELNAAFRERFGTRVAANANGTGAAIRSARDGNADVILVHARSQEDEFMRDGYGVNRRDLMFNDFVVVGPSDDPAGVGDTGQATAAFEAIADAEATFVSRGDESGTHTKELAIWSEAGLEPGGEWYQQLGQGMGETLTNANESGAYTLSDRGTYLSRDDLDLEILLQGPIEGGPELLANPYGIMAVNPEIHDDVNYQLAMAYIGFVTSPEGQAVIEDFTANGEQLFFPEALSEDPNFRQYVPAGWQPDGSEE; from the coding sequence ATGGAATATCGACGTCGGGAGGTACTGGGAGCGAGCGCGGCGGGGATCGCCGCGGCGGTCGGCGGCTGTCTCGGCGACAGCGGCGACGACGGCGAGGGGTCGATCGCCGGCGAGGAACTGGCGATGGCGACGACGACCAGCACGGAGGCGACGGGGTTGCTCGACGAACTCAACGCCGCCTTCAGGGAGCGGTTCGGCACGCGCGTGGCGGCCAACGCGAACGGAACCGGTGCCGCGATCCGGTCGGCGCGGGACGGCAACGCCGACGTCATTCTGGTCCACGCCCGCTCCCAGGAAGACGAGTTCATGCGGGACGGGTACGGCGTCAACCGGCGTGACCTGATGTTCAACGACTTCGTCGTCGTCGGACCGAGCGACGATCCCGCGGGCGTCGGCGACACCGGGCAGGCGACCGCGGCGTTCGAAGCGATCGCGGACGCCGAGGCGACGTTCGTCTCCCGCGGGGACGAGTCCGGAACCCACACCAAGGAGCTGGCGATCTGGTCGGAAGCGGGTCTCGAGCCCGGCGGCGAGTGGTACCAGCAACTCGGACAGGGGATGGGCGAGACGCTGACCAACGCGAACGAGTCGGGTGCCTACACCCTCTCGGACCGGGGCACGTACCTCTCCCGGGACGACCTCGACCTCGAGATCCTGTTGCAGGGGCCGATCGAGGGCGGGCCCGAACTGCTCGCGAACCCCTACGGGATCATGGCGGTCAACCCCGAGATCCACGACGACGTCAACTACCAGCTCGCGATGGCCTACATCGGCTTCGTCACGAGCCCCGAGGGACAGGCGGTCATCGAGGACTTCACCGCGAACGGCGAGCAGTTGTTCTTCCCGGAAGCGCTGTCGGAGGACCCGAACTTCCGGCAGTACGTCCCGGCGGGCTGGCAGCCGGACGGATCGGAAGAGTAA
- a CDS encoding outer membrane protein assembly factor BamB family protein, with protein MTETVDTEREDGLDFRTASLGEIEPARSRHMWTRSAVGLAESGDLVVTGEWDGTVTARDVDSLEARWTVAHPDHAVGVTSFEDDETIVVAGRGETGTIAAYDAATGERRWRYDTADDVGEPVKDTVFYLPYVVALETGTDADGNERLYAAARRYERDGETRQWHSTVYAFAPDGAVCWTYETDASPIALDPSADGERLAVGYNRCMGDHDTGLVVLGTGATTESSRNGGRAERSSAERSSGQSPREDGETAEGGDLEWTWDPGTEGDRRVGDVSFDGDAIAVSSHGDKRGYLLGPGGAERWSVDLAVETAIDGETLYAYPNHVYADDGRVAFVTGNTYAVESRETDSRHPNEHRVAAFDADGDPLWDAEVRGFVHGLAAAGGQLVAPCAQNFRVRDPDTHAVRRFDLESGPAGVERLEGIATAAAVGDGTIAAIEEPVAYHDDGETRGEYALRVSSLE; from the coding sequence ATGACCGAGACTGTCGACACCGAACGCGAGGACGGCCTCGACTTTCGGACCGCCTCGCTGGGCGAGATCGAGCCCGCCCGCAGCCGCCACATGTGGACCCGCTCGGCGGTCGGACTCGCCGAGTCCGGCGATCTCGTCGTCACCGGCGAGTGGGACGGCACCGTCACCGCCCGCGATGTCGACTCGCTCGAGGCCCGGTGGACGGTCGCTCATCCGGACCACGCGGTCGGGGTCACATCATTCGAAGACGACGAGACGATCGTCGTCGCCGGCCGCGGTGAGACCGGAACGATCGCGGCCTACGATGCCGCGACGGGCGAACGCCGGTGGCGCTACGACACTGCCGACGACGTCGGTGAGCCGGTCAAGGACACCGTCTTCTACCTGCCCTACGTCGTGGCGCTCGAGACGGGGACCGACGCGGACGGCAACGAACGGCTCTACGCCGCCGCGCGGCGGTACGAACGCGACGGCGAGACCCGACAGTGGCACAGCACCGTCTATGCGTTCGCCCCCGACGGCGCTGTCTGCTGGACCTACGAGACCGACGCCTCGCCGATCGCGCTCGATCCCTCTGCCGACGGCGAGCGGCTGGCGGTCGGCTACAACCGCTGCATGGGCGACCACGACACCGGGCTCGTCGTCCTCGGGACGGGCGCGACGACTGAGTCGTCGCGAAACGGAGGTCGCGCGGAACGGAGTTCCGCGGAACGTTCGAGCGGGCAAAGCCCGCGAGAAGACGGTGAAACCGCCGAAGGTGGCGACCTCGAGTGGACGTGGGACCCCGGCACCGAGGGCGACCGCCGCGTCGGTGACGTCTCGTTCGACGGCGACGCCATCGCAGTCTCGAGTCACGGCGACAAACGGGGCTACCTGCTCGGACCCGGCGGGGCAGAGCGCTGGAGCGTCGATCTCGCCGTCGAAACGGCAATCGACGGCGAGACCCTGTACGCCTATCCGAACCACGTCTACGCCGACGATGGCCGGGTCGCGTTCGTGACCGGCAACACCTACGCCGTCGAGAGCCGCGAGACCGACAGCCGCCACCCGAACGAACACCGCGTCGCGGCGTTCGACGCCGACGGCGACCCGCTGTGGGACGCCGAAGTCCGGGGCTTCGTCCACGGCCTGGCCGCTGCCGGCGGCCAGCTGGTTGCCCCCTGTGCCCAGAACTTCCGCGTTCGCGATCCCGACACCCACGCCGTTCGCCGGTTCGACCTCGAGTCCGGTCCGGCCGGGGTCGAACGGCTCGAGGGAATCGCCACGGCTGCGGCCGTCGGCGACGGAACGATCGCCGCGATCGAGGAGCCCGTCGCCTACCACGACGACGGCGAGACCCGCGGCGAGTACGCGCTCCGAGTCAGCTCGCTCGAGTAG
- a CDS encoding DUF3209 family protein has product MSCHEIEALRLGLMNVLGVGDDSTRDHAEKELEGHLEGPIKGLAEAESLTEIERHLDAALVDLEEEVAALDSEDPEFDYTRGRLLEVRNAERAIQRLRTQGSSIVDGLGDAHDTLHETFPVEE; this is encoded by the coding sequence ATGAGCTGCCACGAAATCGAAGCACTACGACTCGGACTGATGAACGTCCTCGGCGTCGGGGACGACAGCACCCGCGATCACGCGGAGAAGGAACTCGAGGGCCACCTCGAGGGGCCGATCAAGGGCCTCGCGGAGGCCGAGAGCCTCACGGAGATCGAACGCCACCTCGACGCGGCGCTGGTCGACCTCGAGGAAGAGGTCGCCGCGCTGGATAGCGAGGACCCCGAATTCGACTACACGCGCGGCCGGCTGCTCGAGGTCCGGAACGCCGAGCGAGCGATCCAGCGGCTTCGTACACAGGGATCGAGCATCGTCGATGGGCTCGGCGACGCCCACGACACCCTCCACGAGACCTTTCCGGTAGAGGAATGA
- a CDS encoding CbiX/SirB N-terminal domain-containing protein, protein MSTPDDTTAAPAAGFDDEAVLLIGHGSRREKSNEQVRELAADLESRLGIPVDAAFLELAEPAIDEAFAQLAPVTSQVTVVHCSLFAASHVKNDVPLAIEQARAEHDIEINNGSHLGVHPAILDLLDDRAAAIEAELGVDRADDDVAVVVCGRGSSDPDANGDVHKLARLLYEGRAFDRVEASFIGVTEPTLEDTLHGLSKHRPDAVVVLPYMLGDGVLTQRVRDWTAEFDEDYPYVDALAGDPLGTDSRLLDVFADRWEEARTDSVEMSCDTCKYKVDLEGYEEDVGGARAMLRALAHQEAHADRDDVDAEPDSHDAPEKHVAVCTNQTCAKMGSPAVLERLRQEVRDSDHCDARITRSSCLGRCGDGPMVAVYPDGVWYGGVDDGDAERIVSDHLDRDRIVSDLVDQTL, encoded by the coding sequence ATGAGTACACCCGACGACACCACGGCCGCGCCCGCTGCCGGCTTCGACGACGAGGCCGTCCTCCTGATCGGCCACGGCTCCAGACGCGAGAAGTCCAACGAACAGGTCCGCGAACTGGCCGCCGACCTCGAGTCCCGGCTGGGCATCCCGGTCGACGCCGCTTTCCTCGAACTCGCGGAGCCGGCGATCGACGAGGCATTCGCCCAGCTCGCGCCTGTCACCTCGCAGGTGACGGTCGTCCACTGCTCGCTGTTCGCCGCGAGCCACGTCAAAAACGACGTGCCCCTGGCGATCGAGCAGGCCCGGGCCGAACACGACATCGAGATCAACAACGGCTCGCATCTGGGGGTCCATCCCGCGATCCTCGATCTGCTGGACGACCGCGCCGCCGCCATCGAGGCCGAACTCGGCGTCGACCGCGCGGACGACGACGTGGCCGTCGTCGTCTGCGGCCGCGGCTCGAGCGATCCGGACGCCAACGGCGACGTCCACAAACTGGCCCGGCTGCTCTACGAGGGCCGCGCGTTCGACCGCGTCGAGGCCTCCTTCATCGGCGTCACCGAGCCGACGCTCGAGGACACCCTCCACGGGCTCTCGAAGCACCGGCCCGACGCGGTCGTCGTCCTGCCGTATATGCTCGGTGACGGCGTCCTCACCCAGCGGGTGCGCGATTGGACCGCCGAGTTCGACGAGGACTACCCCTACGTCGACGCGCTGGCCGGCGATCCACTCGGGACCGACTCCCGGCTGCTTGACGTATTCGCCGACCGCTGGGAGGAGGCCCGGACCGACAGCGTCGAGATGTCCTGTGACACCTGCAAGTACAAGGTCGACCTCGAGGGCTACGAGGAAGACGTCGGCGGTGCGCGGGCCATGCTGCGGGCGCTTGCCCACCAGGAGGCCCACGCCGACCGCGACGACGTCGACGCGGAGCCGGACAGCCACGATGCGCCCGAGAAACACGTCGCGGTCTGTACCAACCAGACCTGCGCGAAGATGGGGTCGCCGGCGGTCCTCGAGCGACTCCGACAGGAGGTCCGGGATTCGGATCACTGCGATGCCCGCATCACGCGGTCGTCCTGTCTCGGCCGCTGTGGCGACGGGCCGATGGTCGCGGTCTATCCGGACGGGGTCTGGTACGGCGGCGTCGACGACGGCGACGCCGAACGGATCGTCTCGGACCACTTAGACCGGGACCGCATCGTGAGCGACCTCGTCGATCAGACGCTGTAA
- a CDS encoding ferredoxin translates to MPRYEVTIEKDACDGIFACLTRDPRFVEGEDGLATVDPDADPVYDCEGEVTDNAERVVATFDDDRIDEAQQAAAACPTDAIIVEEVGE, encoded by the coding sequence ATGCCACGATACGAAGTCACAATCGAGAAAGACGCCTGCGACGGCATCTTCGCCTGTCTGACCCGCGACCCGCGATTCGTCGAGGGCGAGGACGGCCTCGCGACCGTCGACCCGGACGCGGACCCGGTCTACGACTGCGAGGGCGAGGTCACCGACAATGCCGAGCGCGTCGTCGCGACGTTCGACGACGACCGCATCGACGAGGCCCAGCAGGCCGCGGCGGCCTGCCCGACGGACGCCATCATCGTCGAGGAGGTGGGCGAATGA
- the cobJ gene encoding precorrin-3B C(17)-methyltransferase, translating into MSTDTNADADAESTSNCGASSSDSSEASTDSSSSKCGASSSTDDSSGSTCGGSSSSSSSSSSCGASSSDDSNSNEQEVGATVDDFDAEPGQLIAVGLGPGHPEGMTDRAKAALLEADHIVGYTTYIDLIPDEITDEADDIYDTPMCGEVSRTEESIDRALAGNDVAIVGSGDPNVYALSGLALEILESKGATASMVDFEVVPGVPAAQSCAARLGAPLVNDTVSVSLSDHLVPMPEIESRLHSVASENFTITIYNPWSRKRRENFEKACEILLTHREPDTPVGIVHGAGREDEEVMITELGELEDLGESEIIDMTTTIVVGTEDTYVWDDRMVTPRGYETKYDY; encoded by the coding sequence ATGAGTACTGACACCAACGCCGACGCTGACGCGGAATCGACTTCCAACTGCGGTGCCTCCTCGAGCGACAGTAGCGAGGCCAGCACCGACAGCTCGAGTTCGAAATGCGGTGCCTCGAGCAGTACCGACGACTCGAGCGGCTCCACGTGCGGTGGGTCCTCGAGTTCGAGTTCCTCGTCCTCGAGTTGCGGTGCCTCGAGTTCCGACGACTCGAACAGTAACGAGCAGGAGGTCGGCGCGACGGTCGACGACTTCGACGCCGAGCCCGGCCAGCTGATCGCCGTCGGCCTCGGTCCCGGCCATCCCGAGGGGATGACCGACCGCGCGAAGGCCGCGCTGCTCGAGGCCGACCACATCGTCGGCTACACGACCTACATCGACCTGATCCCGGACGAGATCACCGACGAGGCCGACGACATCTACGACACGCCGATGTGCGGCGAGGTCTCCCGCACCGAGGAGTCGATCGACCGCGCGCTGGCGGGCAACGACGTGGCGATCGTCGGCAGCGGCGATCCCAACGTCTACGCGCTGTCCGGACTCGCACTCGAGATCCTCGAGTCCAAGGGCGCGACGGCCTCGATGGTCGACTTCGAAGTGGTGCCGGGCGTCCCCGCGGCACAGTCCTGTGCGGCCCGTCTGGGCGCACCGCTGGTCAACGACACCGTCTCGGTGTCGCTGTCGGACCACCTCGTCCCGATGCCCGAGATCGAGTCCCGACTGCACTCCGTCGCCAGCGAGAACTTCACGATCACCATCTACAACCCCTGGAGCCGCAAGCGCCGCGAGAACTTCGAGAAGGCCTGTGAGATTCTGCTGACCCACCGCGAGCCCGACACGCCGGTCGGTATCGTCCACGGCGCCGGCCGCGAGGACGAGGAAGTGATGATCACCGAACTCGGCGAGCTCGAGGACCTCGGCGAGAGCGAGATCATCGACATGACGACGACGATCGTCGTCGGCACCGAGGACACCTACGTCTGGGACGACCGGATGGTCACGCCCCGGGGCTACGAGACGAAGTACGACTACTGA
- a CDS encoding precorrin-3B C(17)-methyltransferase, which yields MSVEDAAPSGDGTPDDHGTLYVVGIGPGLPDHMTKRAKEVIESADVVIASSLYQEFLRDDGTIPSEDRTDEDGTATREDGFEQEIVRSTMGRQIELARAAFDHVREGKDVAHVSGGDPSVYGKSDLIFKMAEEDDATDIPIEIVPGLTAALGGSANVGAPLCNDFCTVSLSDKWRGWDEIEEKLRAAAISDFVIVLYNCWRNYEEAVEIVREERTDDAYVAIVNDAGREDAGRNGESQFITTLGEAADHDDKVSGMGTSLIIGNHETETWRNDDRTYLVTPRGGRDVDDF from the coding sequence ATGAGCGTGGAGGACGCAGCTCCCAGCGGCGACGGCACGCCCGACGACCACGGCACCCTCTACGTCGTCGGTATTGGCCCCGGCCTGCCCGACCACATGACCAAGCGAGCCAAGGAGGTCATCGAGTCCGCGGACGTGGTCATCGCCTCGAGCCTCTATCAGGAGTTCCTGCGGGACGACGGCACGATTCCCTCGGAGGACCGAACCGACGAGGACGGCACCGCGACCCGTGAGGACGGCTTCGAACAGGAGATCGTCCGCTCGACGATGGGCCGACAGATCGAACTCGCCCGCGCGGCGTTCGATCACGTCCGCGAGGGGAAAGACGTGGCCCACGTCTCCGGCGGCGATCCGTCGGTCTACGGCAAGTCCGACCTCATCTTCAAGATGGCAGAGGAGGACGATGCGACGGATATTCCGATCGAAATCGTCCCCGGCTTGACGGCAGCACTGGGCGGCTCCGCGAACGTCGGGGCGCCGCTGTGTAACGACTTCTGTACGGTCTCGCTGTCGGACAAGTGGCGCGGCTGGGACGAGATCGAGGAGAAGCTCCGGGCGGCGGCGATCTCCGATTTCGTGATCGTCCTCTACAACTGCTGGCGCAACTACGAGGAGGCCGTCGAGATCGTCCGCGAGGAGCGGACCGACGACGCCTACGTAGCCATCGTCAACGACGCCGGCCGGGAAGACGCCGGCCGCAACGGCGAGAGCCAGTTCATCACCACGCTGGGCGAGGCCGCCGACCACGACGACAAGGTCTCCGGTATGGGCACCTCGCTGATCATCGGCAACCACGAGACCGAGACCTGGCGCAACGACGACCGAACGTACCTCGTCACCCCGCGCGGCGGGCGTGACGTCGACGACTTTTGA
- the cbiG gene encoding cobalt-precorrin 5A hydrolase, which translates to MSTDNADNANDESGSDGGHCSTADSDGEVAEEIAIISFGRKMDTAEEIKAEIGDRYEAIDIIEYHGDVFEEHWGEYDCFIGLMASGIAMRKTAHLLDDKWDDPAICVVDEELTWAIPITGGHHGANQVAQDLATMGAVPAMTTASEAAGKQGVESRAKAMDTHVVNGDSTVKTNLAVLDENLGPVARLDGPKAVLVGDDVTVLKRNKDDGVVLGTGSVSGASKEAFLAAWEEALEQTDYDFDDIEFVGTATRKEDEEGLLEAAQELDLGVVAFDKETLLEHEGPTPSKSKELIGWPGVSEASAIAGGREQELVLEKIGYENEVTVAIGR; encoded by the coding sequence ATGAGTACGGACAACGCTGACAACGCGAACGACGAGTCGGGATCCGACGGCGGCCACTGTTCGACCGCGGACTCGGACGGCGAGGTCGCCGAGGAGATCGCGATCATCTCCTTCGGCCGGAAAATGGACACCGCCGAGGAGATCAAAGCCGAGATCGGCGATCGCTACGAGGCGATCGACATCATCGAGTACCACGGCGACGTCTTCGAGGAACACTGGGGCGAGTACGACTGCTTTATCGGCCTCATGGCCTCGGGGATCGCGATGCGGAAGACGGCCCACCTGCTCGACGACAAGTGGGACGACCCCGCGATCTGTGTCGTCGACGAGGAGCTAACGTGGGCCATCCCGATCACGGGCGGCCACCACGGCGCGAACCAGGTCGCACAGGACTTGGCGACGATGGGTGCCGTGCCGGCGATGACCACCGCCAGCGAGGCCGCGGGCAAGCAGGGCGTCGAGTCCCGCGCGAAGGCGATGGACACCCACGTCGTCAACGGCGACTCGACCGTGAAGACGAACCTCGCCGTACTGGACGAGAACCTCGGGCCCGTCGCCCGACTCGACGGGCCGAAGGCCGTCCTCGTCGGTGACGACGTGACGGTCCTCAAACGGAACAAGGACGACGGCGTCGTCCTCGGGACCGGTAGCGTTTCGGGGGCCAGCAAGGAGGCCTTCCTCGCAGCGTGGGAGGAAGCCCTCGAGCAAACTGACTACGACTTCGACGACATCGAGTTCGTCGGGACCGCAACCCGGAAAGAAGACGAGGAGGGACTGCTCGAGGCGGCCCAGGAACTCGATCTGGGCGTCGTCGCCTTCGACAAGGAGACACTGCTCGAACACGAGGGGCCGACCCCCTCGAAGTCCAAGGAACTGATCGGCTGGCCGGGCGTCTCCGAGGCCAGCGCGATCGCCGGCGGCCGCGAGCAGGAACTGGTCCTCGAGAAGATTGGCTACGAGAACGAGGTCACGGTGGCGATCGGCCGATGA
- a CDS encoding cobalt-precorrin-4/precorrin-4 C(11)-methyltransferase, with product MTDDTPNDPQDAIDSEGERRREELDDRIFDHSAGDDQEGVPFVGAGPGNPRLLTVAGKELLEEADLVVHAGSLVNSELLDEYCGHAELVNSVGKDLEELIPLMRDAYEDGDNVVRLHSGDPAIYGAALEQMDALEHEGVPTYFVPGVTSAFAASATLRTQLTLNEVSNHVAFTRPQGKTLTPEEDHISDFVEMGDVTTCIYLGTHAVRDTMDRLLEADHDPETPVAVIYHASWPDEDVIIGSIGDIADKVEDAGYRASALVVIGDAVTGAGYERSFLYGDWANRGPDSSDGNESDAQANETQAGDD from the coding sequence ATGACTGACGACACACCGAACGACCCGCAGGACGCGATCGACTCCGAGGGCGAGCGCCGCCGTGAGGAACTGGACGACCGAATTTTCGACCACAGCGCCGGCGACGACCAGGAGGGAGTCCCCTTCGTCGGTGCCGGCCCCGGCAACCCGCGACTGCTGACCGTCGCGGGCAAGGAACTGCTCGAGGAGGCCGACCTCGTCGTCCACGCGGGCTCGCTGGTCAACAGCGAACTGCTGGACGAGTACTGCGGCCACGCCGAACTCGTGAATTCGGTCGGCAAGGACCTCGAGGAACTGATCCCGCTGATGCGGGACGCCTACGAGGACGGTGACAACGTCGTCCGGCTCCACAGCGGCGACCCCGCCATCTACGGCGCGGCCCTCGAGCAGATGGACGCGCTGGAACACGAGGGCGTGCCGACCTACTTCGTGCCCGGCGTCACGTCTGCCTTCGCGGCCAGCGCGACGCTGCGGACCCAACTGACGCTCAACGAAGTGTCGAATCACGTCGCGTTCACCCGGCCACAGGGCAAGACCCTGACGCCGGAGGAGGACCACATCTCCGACTTCGTCGAGATGGGCGACGTGACGACCTGCATCTACCTCGGGACTCACGCCGTTCGCGATACGATGGACCGGCTGCTCGAGGCCGACCACGACCCCGAGACGCCGGTCGCGGTGATCTACCACGCTTCGTGGCCGGACGAGGACGTTATTATCGGCTCGATCGGCGACATCGCCGACAAGGTCGAGGACGCGGGCTACCGCGCCTCGGCGCTGGTCGTCATCGGCGACGCGGTGACCGGCGCGGGCTACGAGCGCTCCTTCCTCTACGGCGACTGGGCCAATCGGGGCCCCGACTCGAGCGACGGGAACGAATCGGACGCACAGGCGAACGAAACGCAAGCGGGAGACGATTGA